The following proteins are encoded in a genomic region of Oryctolagus cuniculus chromosome 6, mOryCun1.1, whole genome shotgun sequence:
- the FAM83H gene encoding protein FAM83H isoform X3, which yields MVTATLAWLLILSLNHSHEIAPGPNMARRSQSSSQGDNPLAPGYLPPHYKEYYRLAVDALAEGGPEAYSRFLASEGAPDFLCPEELEHVSRHLRPPQHAAREPPEGTPPDVDMDGSSGTYWPVNSDQAVPELDLGWPLTFGFQGTEVTTLVQPPPPDSPSIKDEARRMIRSAQQVVAVVMDMFTDVDLLAEVLEAAARRVPVYILLDEMNAHHFLDMADKCRVNLHHVDFLRVRTVAGPTYYCRTGKSFKGHVKEKFLLVDCAVVMSGSYSFMWSFEKIHRSLAHVFQGELVSSFDEEFRILFAQSEPLVPSAGALARMDAYALAPYAGAGPLIGVPGVGAPTPFSFPKRAHLLFPPPREEGLGFPSFLDPDRHFLSPFRREEPLRMPGGALEPHSGLRPGAELGGARGFFQARHLEVDAFKRHSFAAADGAGAVENFAAARQVSRHTFLSHGDDFRFQTSHFHRDQLYQQHYQWDPQCAPTRPQGLFEKLRAGRPGFPDHEDLALGAGPRFPELGPDGHQRLEYVPSSASREVRHGSDPAFGPGPRGLEPGGAPRPNLSQRFPCQSAAKQGLDASTEPEPERRGGHEGRAGLRHWRLASYLSGCHSDSAGDEGLPTPMDAEDYDDDVLAPGGRDPLPAAFRVPAAMAPRGLAPGSGGGGGGGGGDSSEHEGAEEAAPATQDSFRSRLNPLIQRSSRLRSSLIFASQAEGAGGTAAATTEKVQVMHKEQTVSETVGPGGEAVRSAASAKVAELLEKYKGPARDAGGAVTVASHSKAVVSQAWREEVAGGERRSLESCLLDLRDSFAQRLHQESERQPGSAAVTATQLLDTLGRGGADRLPSRFLSAHGRSTSPQGRGSPPPEGPGAHQAPHPEQKGSPTAAYPERKGSPTATYPERKGSPTAAYPERKGSPVPPVPERRASPVPPVPERRGSLTLSFSGDAPKVGPLEEAAGGPMEVLRKGSLRLRQLLSPKGERRAEDEGGSPAPAPQENGQPESPRRPSLGRGDSTEAAAGDEKGPRARLASATANALYSSNLRDDTKAILEQISAHGQKHRGAPAPGPGAAHSSPELGRRPTAGGLAPDMSDKDKCSAIFRSDSLGAQGRLSRTLPASAEERDRLLRRMESMRKEKRVYSRFEVFCKREEAGGPGPAQGPAEDDARDSKVGKFMPKILGTLKGKK from the exons ATGGTGACGGCGACTCTGGCCTGGCttctaattttgtctttgaacCACAGTCATGAAATA gcccctggccccaACATGGCGCGTCGCTCGCAGAGCTCCTCGCAGGGGGATAACCCGCTGGCGCCCGGGTACCTGCCTCCCCATTACAAGGAGTACTACCGCCTGGCAGTGGACGCGCTGGCCGAGGGCGGGCCAGAGGCCTACAGCCGCTTCCTGGCGTCCGAGGGGGCCCCCGACTTCCTGTGCCCCGAGGAGCTGGAGCACGTGAGCCGTCACCTGCGGCCCCCCCAGCACGCTGCCCGGGAGCCCCCCGAGGGCACCCCTCCGGATGTGGACATGGACGGCTCCTCAGGCACCTACTGGCCTGTGAACTCAGACCAGGCTGTGCCCGAGCTCGACCTGGGCTGGCCCCTAACCTTCGGCTTCCAGGGCACCGAGGTGACCACGCTGGTGCAGCCGCCACCGCCGGACAGCCCCAGCATCAAGGATGAGGCCCGCAGGATGATCCGCTCCGCCCAGCAG GTGGTGGCCGTGGTGATGGACATGTTCACCGACGTGGACCTGCTGGCTGAGGTGCTGGAGGCCGCGGCGCGCCGCGTGCCCGTCTACATCCTGCTGGACGAGATGAACGCACACCACTTCCTGGACATGGCAGACAAGTGCCGGGTCAACCTGCACCACGTGGAC TTCCTGCGCGTGCGCACAGTGGCAGGCCCCACCTACTACTGCCGCACCGGGAAGTCCTTCAAAGGCCACGTGAAGGAGAAGTTCCTGCTGGTGGACTGCGCCGTGGTGATGAGCGGCAGCTACAG CTTCATGTGGTCCTTCGAGAAGATCCACCGCAGCCTGGCGCACGTGTTCCAGGGCGAGCTGGTCTCCAGCTTCGACGAGGAGTTCCGCATCCTCTTCGCGCAGTCGGAGCCGCTGGTGCCCTCGGCCGGGGCCCTGGCCCGCATGGACGCCTACGCCCTGGCCCCCTATGCTGGGGCCGGGCCGCTCATAGGGGTCCCTGGAGTCGGAGCACCGACCCCCTTCTCCTTCCCCAAGCGCGCGCACCTCCTGTTCCCGCCGCCCCgggaggagggcctgggcttCCCCTCCTTCCTGGACCCCGACCGGCATTTCCTGTCGCCCTTCCGCCGCGAGGAGCCGCTGCGGATGCCCGGGGGCGCGCTGGAGCCGCACTCGGGCCTGCGGCCGGGCGCCGAGCTGGGGGGCGCGCGGGGCTTCTTCCAGGCGCGGCACCTGGAGGTGGACGCCTTCAAGCGGCACAGCTTCGCGGCGGCTGACGGCGCGGGCGCCGTGGAGAACTTCGCGGCGGCGCGGCAGGTGTCGCGGCACACGTTCCTCAGCCACGGCGACGACTTCCGCTTCCAGACCAGCCACTTCCACCGCGACCAGCTCTACCAGCAGCACTACCAGTGGGACCCGCAGTGCGCGCCCACGCGCCCGCAGGGCCTGTTCGAGAAGCTGCGCGCTGGCCGCCCGGGCTTCCCCGACCACGAGGACCTGGCCCTGGGCGCGGGGCCGCGCTTCCCGGAGCTCGGCCCGGACGGGCACCAGCGGCTGGAGTACGTGCCGTCCAGCGCCTCGCGAGAAGTGCGCCACGGCTCCGACCCCGCCTTTGGGCCGGGGCCCCGCGGCCTGGAACCCGGCGGGGCACCGCGCCCCAACCTGAGCCAGCGCTTCCCGTGCCAGTCCGCTGCGAAGCAGGGCCTGGACGCCAGCAccgagccggagccggagcgCAGGGGCGGGCACGAGGGACGCGCCGGGCTGCGGCACTGGCGCCTGGCGTCCTACCTGAGCGGCTGCCACAGTGACAGCGCCGGCGACGAGGGCCTGCCCACGCCCATGGACGCCGAGGACTACGACGACGACGTGCTGGCGCCCGGCGGCCGAGACCCGCTCCCGGCGGCCTTCCGCGTCCCTGCAGCCATGGCGCCCAGGGGCCTGGCGCCAGGttctggcggcggcggcggcggcggaggcggggaCAGTTCCGAGCACGAGGGCGCCGAGGAGGCGGCCCCGGCCACGCAGGACTCCTTCCGCTCCCGCCTCAACCCGCTCATCCAGCGCAGCTCGAGGCTGCGGTCCTCGCTGATCTTTGCGTCGCAGGCCGAGGGCGCAGGGGGCACCGCCGCGGCCACCACGGAGAAAGTGCAGGTGATGCACAAGGAGCAGACGGTCAGCGAGACCGTGGGGCCTGGCGGCGAGGCCGTGCGCTCCGCCGCCTCTGCCAAGGTCGCCGAGCTGCTGGAGAAGTACAAGGGCCCGGCGCGCGACGCTGGCGGCGCTGTCACCGTGGCCAGCCACAGCAAGGCTGTCGTGTCCCAGGCGTGGCGGGAAGAGGTGGCTGGGGGCGAGCGCCGCAGCCTTGAGAGCTGTCTGCTTGACCTGCGCGACTCGTTCGCCCAGCGGCTGCACCAGGAGTCCGAGCGGCAACCGGGCTCCGCAGCGGTCACGGCTACTCAGCTGCTGGACACGCTGGGCCGCGGCGGCGCAGACCGCCTGCCCTCCCGCTTCCTCTCTGCCCACGGCCGCTCCACCTCCCCGCAGGGGCGTGGCAGCCCCCCACCAGAGGGGCCAGGTGCACACCAGGCCCCCCATCCTGAGCAGAAAGGGAGCCCCACCGCCGCCTACCCGGAGCGGAAGGGCAGCCCCACCGCCACCTACCCGGAGCGGAAGGGCAGCCCCACCGCCGCCTACCCGGAGCGGAAGGGCAGCCCCGTGCCCCCGGTGCCTGAGCGCAGGGCCAGCCCCGTGCCCCCGGTGCCTGAGCGCAGGGGCAGCCTCACCCTCAGCTTCTCTGGGGACGCTCCAAAGGTGGGGCCCCTGGAAGAGGCTGCGGGCGGCCCCATGGAAGTCCTGCGCAAGGGCTCCCTGCGCCTCAGGCAGCTGCTGAGCCCCAAGGGCGAGCGGCGGGCCGAGGACGAGGGCGGCTCCccggcgccggcgccgcaagagaACGGGCAGCCCGAGAGCCCCCGGCGGCCGTCCCTGGGCCGGGGTGACAGCACAGAGGCTGCTGCGGGCGACGAGAAGGGCCCGCGGGCGCGCCTGGCCTCGGCCACGGCCAACGCCTTGTACAGCAGCAACCTGCGGGACGACACCAAGGCCATCCTGGAGCAGATCAGCGCCCACGGCCAGAAGCACCGTggagccccggccccgggcccagGCGCGGCCCACAGCAGCCCTGAGCTCGGCCGCCGCCCGACCGCCGGCGGCCTGGCCCCCGACATGTCCGACAAGGACAAGTGCTCGGCCATCTTCCGCTCGGACAGCCTGGGCGCGCAGGGCCGGCTGAGCCGCACGCTGCCCGCCAGCGCGGAGGAGCGCGACCGGCTCCTGCGGCGCATGGAGAGCATGCGCAAGGAGAAGCGGGTGTACAGCCGCTTCGAGGTGTTCTgcaagagggaggaggcgggcggCCCGGGGCCCGCGCAGGGCCCGGCGGAGGACGACGCCAGGGACAGCAAGGTGGGCAAGTTCATGCCCAAGATCCTGGGCACGCTCAAAGGCAAGAAGTGA
- the FAM83H gene encoding protein FAM83H isoform X4, with product MARRSQSSSQGDNPLAPGYLPPHYKEYYRLAVDALAEGGPEAYSRFLASEGAPDFLCPEELEHVSRHLRPPQHAAREPPEGTPPDVDMDGSSGTYWPVNSDQAVPELDLGWPLTFGFQGTEVTTLVQPPPPDSPSIKDEARRMIRSAQQVVAVVMDMFTDVDLLAEVLEAAARRVPVYILLDEMNAHHFLDMADKCRVNLHHVDFLRVRTVAGPTYYCRTGKSFKGHVKEKFLLVDCAVVMSGSYSFMWSFEKIHRSLAHVFQGELVSSFDEEFRILFAQSEPLVPSAGALARMDAYALAPYAGAGPLIGVPGVGAPTPFSFPKRAHLLFPPPREEGLGFPSFLDPDRHFLSPFRREEPLRMPGGALEPHSGLRPGAELGGARGFFQARHLEVDAFKRHSFAAADGAGAVENFAAARQVSRHTFLSHGDDFRFQTSHFHRDQLYQQHYQWDPQCAPTRPQGLFEKLRAGRPGFPDHEDLALGAGPRFPELGPDGHQRLEYVPSSASREVRHGSDPAFGPGPRGLEPGGAPRPNLSQRFPCQSAAKQGLDASTEPEPERRGGHEGRAGLRHWRLASYLSGCHSDSAGDEGLPTPMDAEDYDDDVLAPGGRDPLPAAFRVPAAMAPRGLAPGSGGGGGGGGGDSSEHEGAEEAAPATQDSFRSRLNPLIQRSSRLRSSLIFASQAEGAGGTAAATTEKVQVMHKEQTVSETVGPGGEAVRSAASAKVAELLEKYKGPARDAGGAVTVASHSKAVVSQAWREEVAGGERRSLESCLLDLRDSFAQRLHQESERQPGSAAVTATQLLDTLGRGGADRLPSRFLSAHGRSTSPQGRGSPPPEGPGAHQAPHPEQKGSPTAAYPERKGSPTATYPERKGSPTAAYPERKGSPVPPVPERRASPVPPVPERRGSLTLSFSGDAPKVGPLEEAAGGPMEVLRKGSLRLRQLLSPKGERRAEDEGGSPAPAPQENGQPESPRRPSLGRGDSTEAAAGDEKGPRARLASATANALYSSNLRDDTKAILEQISAHGQKHRGAPAPGPGAAHSSPELGRRPTAGGLAPDMSDKDKCSAIFRSDSLGAQGRLSRTLPASAEERDRLLRRMESMRKEKRVYSRFEVFCKREEAGGPGPAQGPAEDDARDSKVGKFMPKILGTLKGKK from the exons ATGGCGCGTCGCTCGCAGAGCTCCTCGCAGGGGGATAACCCGCTGGCGCCCGGGTACCTGCCTCCCCATTACAAGGAGTACTACCGCCTGGCAGTGGACGCGCTGGCCGAGGGCGGGCCAGAGGCCTACAGCCGCTTCCTGGCGTCCGAGGGGGCCCCCGACTTCCTGTGCCCCGAGGAGCTGGAGCACGTGAGCCGTCACCTGCGGCCCCCCCAGCACGCTGCCCGGGAGCCCCCCGAGGGCACCCCTCCGGATGTGGACATGGACGGCTCCTCAGGCACCTACTGGCCTGTGAACTCAGACCAGGCTGTGCCCGAGCTCGACCTGGGCTGGCCCCTAACCTTCGGCTTCCAGGGCACCGAGGTGACCACGCTGGTGCAGCCGCCACCGCCGGACAGCCCCAGCATCAAGGATGAGGCCCGCAGGATGATCCGCTCCGCCCAGCAG GTGGTGGCCGTGGTGATGGACATGTTCACCGACGTGGACCTGCTGGCTGAGGTGCTGGAGGCCGCGGCGCGCCGCGTGCCCGTCTACATCCTGCTGGACGAGATGAACGCACACCACTTCCTGGACATGGCAGACAAGTGCCGGGTCAACCTGCACCACGTGGAC TTCCTGCGCGTGCGCACAGTGGCAGGCCCCACCTACTACTGCCGCACCGGGAAGTCCTTCAAAGGCCACGTGAAGGAGAAGTTCCTGCTGGTGGACTGCGCCGTGGTGATGAGCGGCAGCTACAG CTTCATGTGGTCCTTCGAGAAGATCCACCGCAGCCTGGCGCACGTGTTCCAGGGCGAGCTGGTCTCCAGCTTCGACGAGGAGTTCCGCATCCTCTTCGCGCAGTCGGAGCCGCTGGTGCCCTCGGCCGGGGCCCTGGCCCGCATGGACGCCTACGCCCTGGCCCCCTATGCTGGGGCCGGGCCGCTCATAGGGGTCCCTGGAGTCGGAGCACCGACCCCCTTCTCCTTCCCCAAGCGCGCGCACCTCCTGTTCCCGCCGCCCCgggaggagggcctgggcttCCCCTCCTTCCTGGACCCCGACCGGCATTTCCTGTCGCCCTTCCGCCGCGAGGAGCCGCTGCGGATGCCCGGGGGCGCGCTGGAGCCGCACTCGGGCCTGCGGCCGGGCGCCGAGCTGGGGGGCGCGCGGGGCTTCTTCCAGGCGCGGCACCTGGAGGTGGACGCCTTCAAGCGGCACAGCTTCGCGGCGGCTGACGGCGCGGGCGCCGTGGAGAACTTCGCGGCGGCGCGGCAGGTGTCGCGGCACACGTTCCTCAGCCACGGCGACGACTTCCGCTTCCAGACCAGCCACTTCCACCGCGACCAGCTCTACCAGCAGCACTACCAGTGGGACCCGCAGTGCGCGCCCACGCGCCCGCAGGGCCTGTTCGAGAAGCTGCGCGCTGGCCGCCCGGGCTTCCCCGACCACGAGGACCTGGCCCTGGGCGCGGGGCCGCGCTTCCCGGAGCTCGGCCCGGACGGGCACCAGCGGCTGGAGTACGTGCCGTCCAGCGCCTCGCGAGAAGTGCGCCACGGCTCCGACCCCGCCTTTGGGCCGGGGCCCCGCGGCCTGGAACCCGGCGGGGCACCGCGCCCCAACCTGAGCCAGCGCTTCCCGTGCCAGTCCGCTGCGAAGCAGGGCCTGGACGCCAGCAccgagccggagccggagcgCAGGGGCGGGCACGAGGGACGCGCCGGGCTGCGGCACTGGCGCCTGGCGTCCTACCTGAGCGGCTGCCACAGTGACAGCGCCGGCGACGAGGGCCTGCCCACGCCCATGGACGCCGAGGACTACGACGACGACGTGCTGGCGCCCGGCGGCCGAGACCCGCTCCCGGCGGCCTTCCGCGTCCCTGCAGCCATGGCGCCCAGGGGCCTGGCGCCAGGttctggcggcggcggcggcggcggaggcggggaCAGTTCCGAGCACGAGGGCGCCGAGGAGGCGGCCCCGGCCACGCAGGACTCCTTCCGCTCCCGCCTCAACCCGCTCATCCAGCGCAGCTCGAGGCTGCGGTCCTCGCTGATCTTTGCGTCGCAGGCCGAGGGCGCAGGGGGCACCGCCGCGGCCACCACGGAGAAAGTGCAGGTGATGCACAAGGAGCAGACGGTCAGCGAGACCGTGGGGCCTGGCGGCGAGGCCGTGCGCTCCGCCGCCTCTGCCAAGGTCGCCGAGCTGCTGGAGAAGTACAAGGGCCCGGCGCGCGACGCTGGCGGCGCTGTCACCGTGGCCAGCCACAGCAAGGCTGTCGTGTCCCAGGCGTGGCGGGAAGAGGTGGCTGGGGGCGAGCGCCGCAGCCTTGAGAGCTGTCTGCTTGACCTGCGCGACTCGTTCGCCCAGCGGCTGCACCAGGAGTCCGAGCGGCAACCGGGCTCCGCAGCGGTCACGGCTACTCAGCTGCTGGACACGCTGGGCCGCGGCGGCGCAGACCGCCTGCCCTCCCGCTTCCTCTCTGCCCACGGCCGCTCCACCTCCCCGCAGGGGCGTGGCAGCCCCCCACCAGAGGGGCCAGGTGCACACCAGGCCCCCCATCCTGAGCAGAAAGGGAGCCCCACCGCCGCCTACCCGGAGCGGAAGGGCAGCCCCACCGCCACCTACCCGGAGCGGAAGGGCAGCCCCACCGCCGCCTACCCGGAGCGGAAGGGCAGCCCCGTGCCCCCGGTGCCTGAGCGCAGGGCCAGCCCCGTGCCCCCGGTGCCTGAGCGCAGGGGCAGCCTCACCCTCAGCTTCTCTGGGGACGCTCCAAAGGTGGGGCCCCTGGAAGAGGCTGCGGGCGGCCCCATGGAAGTCCTGCGCAAGGGCTCCCTGCGCCTCAGGCAGCTGCTGAGCCCCAAGGGCGAGCGGCGGGCCGAGGACGAGGGCGGCTCCccggcgccggcgccgcaagagaACGGGCAGCCCGAGAGCCCCCGGCGGCCGTCCCTGGGCCGGGGTGACAGCACAGAGGCTGCTGCGGGCGACGAGAAGGGCCCGCGGGCGCGCCTGGCCTCGGCCACGGCCAACGCCTTGTACAGCAGCAACCTGCGGGACGACACCAAGGCCATCCTGGAGCAGATCAGCGCCCACGGCCAGAAGCACCGTggagccccggccccgggcccagGCGCGGCCCACAGCAGCCCTGAGCTCGGCCGCCGCCCGACCGCCGGCGGCCTGGCCCCCGACATGTCCGACAAGGACAAGTGCTCGGCCATCTTCCGCTCGGACAGCCTGGGCGCGCAGGGCCGGCTGAGCCGCACGCTGCCCGCCAGCGCGGAGGAGCGCGACCGGCTCCTGCGGCGCATGGAGAGCATGCGCAAGGAGAAGCGGGTGTACAGCCGCTTCGAGGTGTTCTgcaagagggaggaggcgggcggCCCGGGGCCCGCGCAGGGCCCGGCGGAGGACGACGCCAGGGACAGCAAGGTGGGCAAGTTCATGCCCAAGATCCTGGGCACGCTCAAAGGCAAGAAGTGA